The following proteins are co-located in the Manihot esculenta cultivar AM560-2 chromosome 7, M.esculenta_v8, whole genome shotgun sequence genome:
- the LOC110618977 gene encoding zinc finger BED domain-containing protein RICESLEEPER 2, whose protein sequence is MSNANSNELSIPIDQVPSVIFLSIQDSSTSPAMDDATTNVDESNQNKEKEDEESPFCPKKRKRTSKVWTEFKEISLSDGTVKAESETESVTSVQNFKYDHAKVREVIAHMILVHELSFSFVEYEVFNLLMRTATPYYQKVSRATARKDCFSTYEIEKKKVKALLKDTDKVSVTMDLWKSGQHISYMVVTAHFVDSEWKLQKRTLNFCDVPPPHTGVVICDVLQKCLVEWGIEDKVWTISVDNVSYNDVAVRMLKDNLAYKNSLALHGKLFHVRCCAHILNLLVQDGLSEIAYIIKNVRESVKHLVDSESRRLIFSEIAKLLKLPSKKLLLDCGTRWNATYFMLSVALKFKDIFP, encoded by the exons ATGTCAAACGCAAATTCGAATGAATTAAGTATTCCTATTGATCAAGTGCCTTctgttatttttctttctattcaAGATTCATCTACAAGTCCAGCCATGGATGATGCCACTACAAATGTTgatgaatcaaatcaaaataaagaaaaagaagatgagGAAAGTCCATTTTGTCCGAAAAAAAGGAAGCGAACTTCAAAAGTGTGGACTGAGTTCAAGGAAATTTCACTTTCTGATGGAACAGTGAAGGCAGAAT CTGAGACAGAAAGTGTGACTTCTgtgcaaaattttaaatatgaccATGCAAAAGTAAGAGAAGTCATTGCTCATATGATTCTTGTTCATGAGTTGTCATTCAGCTTTGTAGAGTATGAGGTCTTCAATTTGTTAATGAGAACCGCAACTCCATATTATCAGAAGGTTAGTCGTGCAACTGCAAGGAAAGATTGTTTTTCTACGTATGAAATTGAGAAGAAGAAAGTGAAAGCATTATTGAAGGACACTGACAAGGTTAGTGTAACTATGGATTTATGGAAGTCTGGGCAGCACATTTCATACATGGTTGTTACTGCCCATTTTGTGGACTCTGAATGGAAGTTACAAAAACGTACTTTGAATTTTTGTGATGTCCCACCACCTCATACAGGTGTTGTTATATGTGATGTGCTACAAAAATGCTTAGTTGAATGGGGCATCGAAGATAAGGTATGGACTATTAGTGTTGATAATGTCAGTTATAATGATGTTGCTGTTAGGATGTTGAAGGATAATCTTGCTTACAAGAATAGTCTTGCACTTCATGGTAAATTATTTCATGTGAGATGTTGTGCacatattttgaatttattggTACAAGATGGTTTGTCTGAGATtgcatatataattaaaaatgtgCGTGAAAGTGTAAAACATCTTGTTGATTCTGAGTCTCGCCGTTTAATTTTTAGTGAAATTGCAAAGCTATTGAAATTACCTTCCAAGAAGCTTCTTTTAGATTGTGGCACAAGGTGGAATGCAACTTATTTCATGCTATCAGTTGCTTTGAAGTTTAAAGATATCTTTCCTTGA